The nucleotide sequence GTGGTGCGCGACCCCCGGCATCGATGCGATCGGCACGTCGGCGTCGATGCCCTCGCGCACGAACATCGGCAGGATCAGGTCGGCGGGGTGCAGGCGGGTCTCGGCGACGAGTCGGCGCAGAGCCGGGGTGGCGCGCAGACGGCGCCCGCGGACGGCGGGGAAGGACGACATGGAGTCAGCTTTCGGAAGGATCGGCCTGGCCGGCGAGCGCATGCTCGACCACGGCCTCGACCAGGGCGGACGCCGAGCGGGTCTCGGCGATGAGATGCACCGGGAGGCCCGCGGCGCGGGCGTCGAACGCGGTGCGCGGGCCGATGCAGGCGACGACGGTGCCCTCGGGCAGCGGTGCGAGCTGGGCCGCGATCTGGCGGGCGACGCTGCCCGAGGTGATGAGGATCACCGAGATGTCGCCGCTGGCGACGCGGCTGGTGATCGCAGGATCCACGGGAACCCCGACCGTCCGATACGCCGCGACGAACTCCGCGTCGAGCCCGGCGTCCCGGAGGCCGGCCACGAGCGTGGGCTCCGCGATGTCGGACTGCGGGACGAGGACCTTCCCGGCGATCCTGGTGCGGGGCAGCTCTTTGACGAGGCCGCGGGCGGAGTTGTCGTTCTCGGGGACGAAGTCGACGCGGATCCCGGCGAGCTTCAGCGCGGCCGCCGTGGTCTCACCGACGGCCGCGACCCGGGTGGTCGGCGCCGGGCGGATGCTGTTGCCCATGAGCACGTCGACCGTGGTCGCACTGGTGACGACCAGCCAGTCGTACTCGCCGGCCTCGAGCTTGAGCAGCGACACCATCAGCCCGTGGGCGTTCTCGGTGGGCGCGAAGTTGATGAGCGGGGCGATGACCGGATGCGCGCCGTACGACCGCAGCGTGGCCGACACTCCGTCGCCCCACTTGCCGCCGCGCGGAACGAGCACGCTGACGCCGCGCAGCGGCTTGTCAGCGCCTATCGGTCGGTCGCCCCGGTCGGTCATTCCGCGTCGGTCCCCTTCGCCGAGTCGCCGAGAGGGGCGAGCGTGGCGGCGCCGTTCGCGAGCAGCTCGTCGACGACCCGCCCGGCGACCTCGTGCACGTCGGCCAGCTGCGACGCGAGGCCGCTCGGCTCGAGGGTGACGCCGTGCGAGGCGCTGAGCCGCGAGGCCCCGTCGAGCGCGTAGACGGTGGCAGACACGAGCAGGAGCCCGGCGTCCACGACCGCGGTCACACCCACCGGCGCCGCGCACCCGGCCTCGAGGCCCGCCAGCACCTCGCGCTCGGCGGTCGCGATCAGCCGTGTCTCGCGGTGGTCGAGGGCCTTCAGCCCCTTCGTGAGGTCGGGGCCGGAGTCGCCGTCTCGCACCTCGAGGGCGAGAGCCCCCTGGCCGGGGGCGGTCGGCCAGAAGCCGAGCCCGAACAGCTCGGTGGCCTGGTCGAGCAGGCCGAGGCGGGAGAGCCCGGCGGCCGACAGCATCACGGCGTCGAGGTCGTCGCCGACCCGGCCCAGGCGCGTGTCGACGTTGCCTCGGATGTCGACCACCTCGAGATCCTGCCGCCTGCTCTTCAGCTGGGCGACGCGACGCGGCGACCCGGTGCCGACCCGGGCGCCCTCGGGCAGCTGGTCGAGGGTGAGGCCGTCGCGGGCGCACAGCGCGTCGCGGGCATCGGCGCGGGCGGGGATCGCACCGATCACGAGACCGGGGTGCAGCGCCGTGGGGAGGTCTTTCAGGGAGTGCACGAGCAGGTCGCACTCGTCGGCCAGCAGGGCCTCGCGCAGGGCGCTGGCGAAGACGCCCGTGCCGCCGAGCGTGGCGAGCGACGCCTGGGTGCGGTCGCCCTCGCTCGCGAT is from Frondihabitans australicus and encodes:
- the hemC gene encoding hydroxymethylbilane synthase, which gives rise to MTALRIGTRGSALAVAQSTLMLERLAKATGRDVELVTIASEGDRTQASLATLGGTGVFASALREALLADECDLLVHSLKDLPTALHPGLVIGAIPARADARDALCARDGLTLDQLPEGARVGTGSPRRVAQLKSRRQDLEVVDIRGNVDTRLGRVGDDLDAVMLSAAGLSRLGLLDQATELFGLGFWPTAPGQGALALEVRDGDSGPDLTKGLKALDHRETRLIATAEREVLAGLEAGCAAPVGVTAVVDAGLLLVSATVYALDGASRLSASHGVTLEPSGLASQLADVHEVAGRVVDELLANGAATLAPLGDSAKGTDAE
- a CDS encoding uroporphyrinogen-III synthase; its protein translation is MTDRGDRPIGADKPLRGVSVLVPRGGKWGDGVSATLRSYGAHPVIAPLINFAPTENAHGLMVSLLKLEAGEYDWLVVTSATTVDVLMGNSIRPAPTTRVAAVGETTAAALKLAGIRVDFVPENDNSARGLVKELPRTRIAGKVLVPQSDIAEPTLVAGLRDAGLDAEFVAAYRTVGVPVDPAITSRVASGDISVILITSGSVARQIAAQLAPLPEGTVVACIGPRTAFDARAAGLPVHLIAETRSASALVEAVVEHALAGQADPSES